Part of the Rhodothermales bacterium genome, ACGACTTCGCCATTCAGCTCCACCCATGCGTGAGCATCAAGCGCCTCTCCCGACTTCCTGACACCGAATCTGATCACCGGGTCGTATCCGGCACGCCGAAGATGATGACTGACCACGAGCGATTGTGTGAGGCACGGTTTGTCGTACAGCGTACGCTTCGCGACGGACTGAACAGCCCACTCCACAATTTCGGGCGTAGCGTCGCTGCCCGCCGCATCGGCACCGCTTCGTTTGTCGAGCCACCTGCGCATTCGCTGGAAACCAAGAACCGCGAGGCCGATCCGAACGATCGGAACGAGAAGCACGGACCCGAAGAACAACCGTTTCTCGGTGCGGCTTCTACTGAGGAATCGGCCGATGCGACTCATGCCGATTCCCGTCCGTCGCCTCGAACGGTCGTCACGACAAGATCTACAATGTCCGGCAGGGATGACAACCCGGGCATTCGGGTCAGGCGATACACAGGTACGTTTTTGACGAGCTGAACGCAGCGATCGA contains:
- a CDS encoding lasso peptide biosynthesis B2 protein, with the protein product MSRIGRFLSRSRTEKRLFFGSVLLVPIVRIGLAVLGFQRMRRWLDKRSGADAAGSDATPEIVEWAVQSVAKRTLYDKPCLTQSLVVSHHLRRAGYDPVIRFGVRKSGEALDAHAWVELNGEVVSGGRRAPEIYTPLTSLDELTL